Proteins encoded in a region of the Panicum hallii strain FIL2 chromosome 3, PHallii_v3.1, whole genome shotgun sequence genome:
- the LOC112887874 gene encoding myb family transcription factor PHL7-like, producing MMYHAKNFSVPFAPQRAQNNEHASNIGAISGANISNPANPVGSGKQRLRWTSDLHNRFVDAIAQLGGPDRATPKGVLTVMGVPGITIYHVKSHLQKYRLAKYIPESPAEGSKDEKKDSGDSLSNTDSAPGLQINEALKMQMEVQKRLHEQLEVQRQLQLRIEAQGRYLQMIIEEQQKLGGSIKASDDQKLSHSPPSLDEYPESTQPSPKKPRVDALSPDSKRDTTQAEFEPHLIGPWDQEICRKNLCGVAFPVEEFKADPGMSKS from the exons ATGATGTATCATGCTAAGAATTTTTCTGTGCCCTTTGCTCCGCAGAGGGCTCAGAATAATGAGCATGCAAGTAATATTGGAGCTATCAGTGGAGCCAACATAAGCAACCCTGCTAATCCCGTAGGAAGTGGGAAACAACGTCTAAGATGGACCTCAGATCTCCATAATCGCTTTGTGGATGCCATCGCCCAGCTTGGTGGACCAGATA GAGCTACACCTAAAGGGGTGCTCACTGTGATGGGTGTTCCAGGGATCACAATTTATCATGTAAAGAGCCATTTGCAG AAGTATCGCCTTGCAAAGTATATACCAGAATCTCCTGCTGAAG GTTCAAAGGACGAAAAAAAGGATTCGGGTGATTCCCTCTCTAACACGGATTCTGCACC AGGATTACAAATCAATGAAGCATTAAAGATGCAAATGGAGGTTCAGAAGCGGCTACATGAGCAGCTCGAG GTTCAAAGGCAATTGCAGCTGAGAATTGAAGCTCAAGGCAGATACTTGCAAATGATCATAGAGGAGCAACAAAAGCTTGGTGGATCAATCAAAGCTTCTGACGATCAGAAGCTTTCACATTCACCTCCAAGCTTAGATGAGTACCCCGAAAGCACGCAGCCTTCTCCCAAGAAACCAAGGGTAGATGCGTTGTCACCGGATTCAAAGCGCGATACGACTCAAGCAGAATTCGAGCCCCATCTGATTGGTCCATGGGATCAAGAAATCTGCAGGAAAAACCTATGCGGTGTTGCATTCCCAGTGGAGGAGTTCAAAGCAGACCCTGGTATGAGCAAGTCATAA